The Corynebacterium auriscanis genome includes the window CTGGTTGACGGCGGCAAGTTCGATTGGACTCAAGAGCGCAATGGCAAGCCCGTCTTCCCCGGCTTCGTGACCCCAGACCCTGCCTACCACGGATTGAAGTACGCTGACCTTGGCTCGGCTGCTTTCGGCCTGAAAGCGCGCGTTGGCCTGCTGCGCGATACCGGCGCTACCCTGTCCGCCTTTAACGCATGGATCTCCACGCAGGGCCTCGATACGTTGTCGCTCCGTGTTCGCCAGCACAACGAGAACGCGAAGCAGGTTGCCGAATTCCTCGCTGGTCATGACAAGGTTGCGAAGGTCAACTACGCGGGACTACCCGACAGCCCGTGGTACGCCACGAAGGAAAAACTGGGACTGGAGTACACCGGTGCCGTGCTGTCCTTCGACCTAGCCACCGGCAGCTCCGATCCTAAGGACACCGCGTGGAAGTTCATCGATGCCCTCAAGCTGCACTCCAATCTGGCTAACGTCGGCGACGTGCGTTCCCTCGTGGTCCACCCCGCGACCACCACCCACTCCCAGTCGACCGAGGAAAACCTGGCCTCCGCCGGAGTGTCCCAGGCCACGGTTCGCCTGTCGGTGGGCATTGAGGATATCGACGACATCATCAACGACCTGCGCCAAGCCTTCGACGCGATTTAACGACCCCCACCCCCAGCGACCCCTGCTTTCCCATCATGCGCTCCGAATTACTCCCACCCAATGGCGGCTCGTCCATCATCGAGATCGGCGATGTTGTCACCGAGGGTGGGGTCACTATTCCCGCCGCTCGGTTGTGCCTGCATGCCTTTTATGACGACGCCCACGGCTGCCCCACCGAAGCCGCCCGTCGGCCAATCATTCTCATCGAGCACGCGCTGACCGGCGATGGGAACGCGATGGATTGGTGGTCAGACAATGTGGGCCCCGGCAAGCCCATTGACACGGAACGCTACCTAGTGCTGTGCGCCAATGTGCTGGGAGGGTGCCAAGGCTCCACCGGTCCGGCCAGTTTGCATGCTGACGGCCGCGCCTGGGGATCACGATTCCCCGGCCTGTCCATCAGGGATATGGTGCAAGCGGAAAACCAGTTGCTGGAAGCGATGGGCGTCGAGAAAATAGCTGCCGTTATCGGTGCTTCGATGGGAGGGGCTAGGGTGCTGGAGTGGACGCTAATGTTCCCCTCCAAAGTCACCAGCGCACTGGCGATTGCCGTTTCAGCGCGCGCGAGCGCCTGGCAGATCGGCATTCAGTCCAGCCAGATTCGCTTTATCGAGGCCGATCCGGACTGGCAGGGCGGCGATTACTACGGAACCGGCCGTGAGCCCAATGAAGGAATGGGGCAGGCGCGGCGCATTGCGCACCTGACCTATCGCGGTGAGTTAGAAGTCGACGAGCGATTCGGCACCGATCCGCAACGGGGCGAAAATCCCTATGGCCCGTATCGTCGAAGCGACCAGCGTTTTTCCGTGGAGAGCTATCTGGATCGGCAGGCCGAGAAGCTGAAGGAGCGCTTCGACGCGGGCAGTTATGTGGTGCTGACCGATGCGCTCAACCGGCACGATGTGGGCCGTGGGCGCGGTGGGATGAATGCGGCGTTGGGCTCCAGCCAAGTGCCCACCATGGTGGTGGGGGTGGATACCGACATTTTGTATCCGTTCCACCAGCAGGAGCACCTGTCACGCAACTTGGGCGACTTCATCGGGTTATCCAAAATCACGTCTCCAACGGGGCACGATGGGTTCCTCATCGAATCGCGGCAAATGGGGCAGGTGCTGGAGAAGTTCCTACGGAAAGCAGAGCTACTCGGCGAGGTAGTCGAGTAGCTGGGGCGCCGGGGCGGAAGCGGTCGCACCGGGACGGAAGCGGGTGCGCCGGGGCGTGAGCACCCGAGGCTGAAGTGTGGTGGCGTTGCCACGGCGTGGCTACCCGCGGCCCAAGCGGTGCAGCGGTGCAGCGGTGCAGCGGTGCTCGCACCAACTAACTTCCTAGCGATTCCACACCGAGGGCAATCCACATCATCGCTAAACCTAAGGTCGCGCTGAAGATTGAATCGAATTTACGAGAACGAACCGCGAGCACGCCGAGAATTCGGGAATCAACCAGCCAGCGGATCACGGCCAAATACACCAGCGCCAACCCCAAAATGAATACGCCCCGGCGCCAGTGGTTCATCACAATAAGCCCGAAGACGACAATGAGTAAGCCCGCGAAACCGTAAATCAATCCGCGTTGCAGCGAGGCCCGCAGAGGGGACGGCGGCACAGCCCGATCGTGGGGGTTGGCCAAAAGATGCTCTCGCACTCCCCCGATCCGCGCATGGGCGGAATGCTGATGGGGAGTGTGCGGAGAGTTGGGCGACATAGCTAACCGATCTGTTTTCTATGGAACTGCTGCTGTGCTTTTTGGGTTCAGGGGGCGTGCTGCTCCGCGACTGGTACATTCCTCATCCGGGTGTTGTCCCGCCGCGGGTTCGAACCTCCGAGCTACTGCTGCACCAGGAGCTCCGCACGTTCTACCACGTTGCGCACCAAGAAAGCGCGGGTCAGCGGGCCCACACCACCTGGGTTTGGGGAGATCGCTCCGGCGACTTCCCACACGTCAGGGTGTACGTCACCTGCAAGCTTGCCGTCTTCACCGCGGGAAACACCGACGTCGAGAATGGCTGCACCGGGCTTGACCATATCGGCCGTGAGCATGTGGGGCACGCCAGCAGCGGCAACAATGACATCCGCATTGATGGTCTCTGCCTTCAGGTCCCTCGTACCGGTATGACACAGGGTAACGGTGGAGTTCTCGCTGCGGCGGGTGAGCATCAATCCAATGGGCCGACCAACCGTGACACCACGCCCGATCACGACAACCTTGGCGCCATTGAGTTCAACATCGAACCGGCGCAACAAGCTGATCGCACCATTTGGGGTACAAGGCAATGGCGCCGGCTCGTTGAGAACCAGCTTGCCCAGGTTGACCGGGTGCAACCCATCGGCATCCTTCGCGGGATCGATGCGCTCTAGCACCGCGTTTTCGTCCAAGTGCTTGGGCAGCGGAAGCTGCACGATGTACCCGGTGCAGGCATCGTCAGCATTGAGCTCATCAATTACGGCATTGAGCTCTTCTTGCGTAACGTCCGCTGGCAGGTCACGGCGGATCGAGTTAACACCAATCTGCTCGCAGTCCTTGTGCTTCATGCGCACGTAGGAGTGACTAGCTGGGTCATCCCCCACCAGCACAGTTGCCAGTCCTGGCGTGATTCCCTTGCCCTTTAGCGCCTTCACTCGGTCGGCGAGATCAGCGAAGATCTCATCGCGGTACAGTTTTCCGTCCAATTTAGTTGCAGCCATAGTTACTAATTATTCCACTTCCGGGCGGCGAATCCACCTTGAGCCCTTCCAACGACCTGCATCCAATCCCATTCCCTACCTTCATCCTCCGCCGCGTGCCCAGTCTCTACCTTCATCCACCGCATCCCTTCTCCGCCATCACTCCCATCCTCTGCGGCACCAGCAATGTCGGATTAGCAGAACGAAAATCGTGGACGGGTTGGTGAGGTTAAGCGGTTGTCGAATTAGCAGAACGAAACGCAAGAAACGGCTGCGCACATGTCGAAGAAGCAGAATGAAACGACTGCGAAACGATGATTTTTGTGCATCTCGTTCTGTTTGTTGAACGTGTTTTGCGTTTTGAAACGCGTTTCGCATTTCGAACATGTTTTGCGTTTTGAAACGCGTTTCGCATTTCGAACGCGTTCTGCACACCCCACCGCCGGAAGAAAGCCGAACCTAATCCACGTGAAATGTCTCACGGATTCAGGCGAGGAAGATACTCATCACACCACGGGCAAGAAAGACGCTGACTGTGGAATGAAGTACTAGTGCTGCCAGTCACGCACTTGTATGAACCGTCACCCTTGCTTATTTCGATTCCGATACGCCTGTGCGTGAGTACGCGCAGCGCAATTCGTGCCCTCGCAAAATTTTCGCGACTTATTCTTGGATAAATCAACAAGGTATCGCTCGCACCCAGGGCGGGCACAACGCCGGAATCTGTCGATCCCACCCTGCGGTAAGAATCCCAGTAGGCCCAGCCCTGCCTCTACGCGGATGCGCGAAACAGCATCCGCGCTGTCTGCCGCCCAGTCGATGTGCCAATCCAGATCGTCATGGCGACTGAGATACGGGCGAACACTCAGCACCGCAATTAAACTATTCGTTCGTTCAACGGCGCTTTCCATGTCGGGCGCGTCCACAATGGCTCGAAGTTCCGCACGTAACTCCTTGATCTCGCGGTTCCATGTCCGTCCGTTTTTCATGCTTCCTTCGTCAACGCGAAACAAACAATGATCAGCTACGAAGTGCTGCAACCAGCCAGGAGAATCGACAACATCCTCGTTATCCTCACCCGGCTGGGTTCCGTTCGAACCGGCACTATCTGTCTGAGCGCCGTTAGATTTCCCAGTACCCGGCTGGGTCCCACGTGTAGTGGCAACGCTTGGTTGGTTCACGCCCGGCTGGACAGCTCCCACAACCCCCGGGTCCGTGTTAACCAAATCCATGACCAAGGCCATACGAGGTGCGACGTCATGAGTAAAAAGCATGTTGACACCTTACCTAATCCCATGTTTCAATGTTCCCTCGTCATTAGCAAAATCGTTTTTTGATACTCACACATAGGTCCTCAATGAAATCTACGGCTCACCCCAGCTCCACGTCATCGAGCAACCCGGCTCACCCCAGCTCCTCCTCACCCAGCAACCCGGCACACGACCGTGTAAAGCCCCCAGAACATCCCAGGACTCGCCCCAGCATGATCGTGGCCATCCTCGCCGTGCTAGCAGTGGGGTTGAATCTGCGACCGGGAATCACGGGCGTCGCTTTTGTTTTGCCCGGCATAACCGAGGACTTCCACCTCGGATCTACAGCTGCGGGGCTCTTAACAACGGTGCCAATTTTGGCGTTCGTTTTCCTCTCGTCATCCGCGCCCCGCTGGGGGCACAAATTCGGAGTAGCCCGCTGCATCATGGTTTCGTTGCTTGTGCTGCTACTCGGATTCACTGTGCGACTCATCCCCGCAGTGACTGCTCTATACATCGGCATGGCTGTCGTTGGCGTAGCCATCACCATCGGGAATGTGCTGCTGCCGACGTACATCAAACACGCCTATCACCAACAAGCAGGTACGCTCACCGCGGTTTACACCGTGTCCTTATTCCTAGGCCCATTGCTGGCCGCACTTGGAACCATCCCACTGACGAATGCCTTAGGATCATGGCGTTGGGGCCTATTCGCCTGGGCCGGACTGATCTTGATTGCGATCCCCCTATGGTTGCCTCACATGCGAGCCGACGGAAAGGGGATGCGCGGCCAAGGCGCCAAGCATCCTTCCAGTCGCCCGCTGTGGTCCAACCCCATCACGTGGGCAGTGACTACTTATTTCGCAATCCTGTCGGTCTTGTTCTACACCATTTCCGCATGGCTGCCCACCATCCTGACCGACCGCGGGATCCCGTTGGAACGCGGATCCAGCATGCTGGCAATCATCAACTTCACCGCCATTCCCCTGGCCCTATTGATCTCCCTGCGCGTCCACAACAGCGGCTCGCAGCGCTGGGCCACCGTCACCGGTTCCGCACTGTTGGCCACAGGTATCTTAGGTATGATCATCGCCCCCACCAGCACGATCGCCATATGGGCAATCGTGTTCGGCATGGGTAACGGTGTAGCAACTGGGGTGGGCTTTTCCCTACCCCTCTTGCGCTCCGCAAACGGCCCAACAACCGCCACCCTCGCTGCTCTTTCCCAAACAGCGGGCTACACCTTGTCTGCCATGGGACCGATCACAGCTGGCTTCCTGCACGATCAGACAAATGACTGGATGGTGGTGCTGTGGGTACTATTCGGCATGCTCATCATCCAAGGAATTGCAGGCATGATCGCGGGCAGGAATATCTCTTTAGACATCACGGGGAATAGCGGGCAAACCGTCGCAAAGTCCTAAATCCAGGAACAGTCACCGGTTCCACCACACAGCAAGCGCCTAACCCCGCGCACAAATGCTTGTGTGTTGGCGCGGGTGTGCAGCACGCGGAGGCAGTGCCTAACCCCGCGCGCACAAATGCTTGGCTCGCCTTACTCACCGCCAGGGAATCCCATCTGCCGCCATGCTTCATAGGTCGCTACGGCCGCCGCATTGGATAGATTCATGCTCCGGCGCCCTGGAAGCATTGGGATCCTCACCCACTGTGTGACCCGCGGATCATGGAGGACGTCCGGATCCAGCCCCGTCGGCTCTGGACCGAACAACAACACATCCCCCGGCTGATACGTCACATCGGTAAACCACACATCCGCTTTCGTGGTGAAAGCGAAAACCCGACTGGGAGCTCTGGTGGGGCGGCGAGGGGCGCCGTTGGAAGAATCCCCAGCGACCGCAGTGCTAGCCCCCGCGCCAGCAGAAGAAGCCCCAGTTCCGCGCAAAGAAGCCCCCGCGCCAGCAGAGGAAGCAGGCGCCCCACACAGGGAATCGAATGCGTCCCACACCGAATCGTGCAGGTGAACATCGGCAAGGTCGTGGTAGTCCAACCCGGCGCGGCGCACGTGCTTTTCCTCGAAGTTGAACCCCAGCGGTCCCGCGAGGTGCAGCGATGCCCCCGTCCCCGCACACATCCGAATTGCGTTGCCGGTATTCGGCGGAATCTGCGGACGGTCGAAAAGGACGTGCAACCCGCCGTGTTCACTCATCGGGGAACCTTTCACATGACATAAGAAAACTGTTGCCTACGGGGAAGCCAAAGCGTGAGCCCTAGAAAACCCAGTATGGCAATTTTGTGTAGAACGGTAGCCATGACTGATTCTCAATCTCGCGCTCACCGCACCCATGATGTCGTATTGTTCGGCGCCACGGGATTCGTCGGAAAGCTTACCGCCATCTACCTTGCCGACCGCGCACCGGAGGGCACACGGATCGCGTTGGCGGGTCGCGATGAACAAAAACTGGAACAGACCAGGAACGAGATCGCCGCTCAGTACCCTCGCGCAGCCGAGTTCCCGCTCGTTGTCGCGGACTCCACCGATTCGGCCTCGCTTCAGGCCATGGCAGAATCGACCCGCGTGGTGATCACCACCGTGGGACCTTATCTGCGCTTCGGCGAGAAGCTCACCGCAGCCTGTGCCACCGCGGGCACCCACTATGTGGATCTGTGTGGCGAAACGCTGTTCATGCGCCAGACCATCGACAATCACAACTCCACCGCCCAAGCCACGGGCGCCCGCATCGTCCAATCGTGTGGCTTTGACTCTGTCCCCTCCGATATCGGAATGTTGCTGTTGCACGAGGAAGCCAAGAAGCACTCGCCTTCTCAATTGGACGACGCCACGCTGATCGTGAAGATGAAGGGTGGCTTGTCTGGCGGCACTGTCGACTCCATCCGCAATCAGTTTGCCGAGGTCGATAAGAACCCGAAGCTGGGGAAACTGCTGGCAGATCCCTACACCACCTCCCCCGACCGCGATGCGGAGCCGGACTTGGGGGCGCAGCCTGACCACGGTTTTGTATCCCTCGATGAGTACGGCGAGAAGGGCGGGTTTGCGGGCCCGTTTGTCATGGCCAGCTGCAACACCCGCGTGGTGCGCCGTTCCAACGCTTTGCTGGGTTTCGCTTACGGTCCACGTTTGCGCTACCGCGAGTTCATGTATACGGGCAAGGGACTCAAGGGGCGCGCGACGAGCTACGCGATTGGCGCCGCCCTTGGCGTGGGCATCAAGTTGATTCAAAATGAGAAATTGCGGCCGAAACTGGCGCGGTGGATCCCGGAACCGGGTGAAGGGCCGGACGAAGCCTCGCGTGAAAACGGGTTCTTCCGAACCACCCACTATGGCACCCTCAGCGATGGCACCCGGATTCGCTCCTCCATGGAGATGCAAGCTGATCCCGGTTACAAAGGCACGTCCTTGCTGCTGGGCGAGGCCGCCTTGACCTTGGCGCTGCACGAGGATGAGTTGCCGAAGGTCGGCGACAGCGAAACTGGCGGTGGTGTGCTCACGCCGGCTACGGGTCTGGGGATGCCTTATGTTCGACGGTTGCGCGAAGCTGGTGTGAAACTCGGCACCGCGTAGCCTTGGGGGTTGATCGGGCGCGGGTTAGACCTCCACGCCGCTGTTGACCCGCTCGATGAATTCCAGCATCGTATCGCCAATCAATGTGCGCGATGTGGGCTTGACGAACTGATGCCCCTCCCCCGGAACAACGAGGAATTCCGGGGTTTGACCCGTCGCGCGCAGAGCCTCGTACAACTGCTGG containing:
- a CDS encoding MFS transporter, which translates into the protein MKSTAHPSSTSSSNPAHPSSSSPSNPAHDRVKPPEHPRTRPSMIVAILAVLAVGLNLRPGITGVAFVLPGITEDFHLGSTAAGLLTTVPILAFVFLSSSAPRWGHKFGVARCIMVSLLVLLLGFTVRLIPAVTALYIGMAVVGVAITIGNVLLPTYIKHAYHQQAGTLTAVYTVSLFLGPLLAALGTIPLTNALGSWRWGLFAWAGLILIAIPLWLPHMRADGKGMRGQGAKHPSSRPLWSNPITWAVTTYFAILSVLFYTISAWLPTILTDRGIPLERGSSMLAIINFTAIPLALLISLRVHNSGSQRWATVTGSALLATGILGMIIAPTSTIAIWAIVFGMGNGVATGVGFSLPLLRSANGPTTATLAALSQTAGYTLSAMGPITAGFLHDQTNDWMVVLWVLFGMLIIQGIAGMIAGRNISLDITGNSGQTVAKS
- a CDS encoding bifunctional methylenetetrahydrofolate dehydrogenase/methenyltetrahydrofolate cyclohydrolase, whose product is MAATKLDGKLYRDEIFADLADRVKALKGKGITPGLATVLVGDDPASHSYVRMKHKDCEQIGVNSIRRDLPADVTQEELNAVIDELNADDACTGYIVQLPLPKHLDENAVLERIDPAKDADGLHPVNLGKLVLNEPAPLPCTPNGAISLLRRFDVELNGAKVVVIGRGVTVGRPIGLMLTRRSENSTVTLCHTGTRDLKAETINADVIVAAAGVPHMLTADMVKPGAAILDVGVSRGEDGKLAGDVHPDVWEVAGAISPNPGGVGPLTRAFLVRNVVERAELLVQQ
- a CDS encoding tRNA (cytidine(34)-2'-O)-methyltransferase → MSEHGGLHVLFDRPQIPPNTGNAIRMCAGTGASLHLAGPLGFNFEEKHVRRAGLDYHDLADVHLHDSVWDAFDSLCGAPASSAGAGASLRGTGASSAGAGASTAVAGDSSNGAPRRPTRAPSRVFAFTTKADVWFTDVTYQPGDVLLFGPEPTGLDPDVLHDPRVTQWVRIPMLPGRRSMNLSNAAAVATYEAWRQMGFPGGE
- a CDS encoding CGNR zinc finger domain-containing protein; the protein is MLFTHDVAPRMALVMDLVNTDPGVVGAVQPGVNQPSVATTRGTQPGTGKSNGAQTDSAGSNGTQPGEDNEDVVDSPGWLQHFVADHCLFRVDEGSMKNGRTWNREIKELRAELRAIVDAPDMESAVERTNSLIAVLSVRPYLSRHDDLDWHIDWAADSADAVSRIRVEAGLGLLGFLPQGGIDRFRRCARPGCERYLVDLSKNKSRKFCEGTNCAARTHAQAYRNRNKQG
- a CDS encoding saccharopine dehydrogenase family protein, with amino-acid sequence MTDSQSRAHRTHDVVLFGATGFVGKLTAIYLADRAPEGTRIALAGRDEQKLEQTRNEIAAQYPRAAEFPLVVADSTDSASLQAMAESTRVVITTVGPYLRFGEKLTAACATAGTHYVDLCGETLFMRQTIDNHNSTAQATGARIVQSCGFDSVPSDIGMLLLHEEAKKHSPSQLDDATLIVKMKGGLSGGTVDSIRNQFAEVDKNPKLGKLLADPYTTSPDRDAEPDLGAQPDHGFVSLDEYGEKGGFAGPFVMASCNTRVVRRSNALLGFAYGPRLRYREFMYTGKGLKGRATSYAIGAALGVGIKLIQNEKLRPKLARWIPEPGEGPDEASRENGFFRTTHYGTLSDGTRIRSSMEMQADPGYKGTSLLLGEAALTLALHEDELPKVGDSETGGGVLTPATGLGMPYVRRLREAGVKLGTA
- a CDS encoding DUF3017 domain-containing protein; its protein translation is MSPNSPHTPHQHSAHARIGGVREHLLANPHDRAVPPSPLRASLQRGLIYGFAGLLIVVFGLIVMNHWRRGVFILGLALVYLAVIRWLVDSRILGVLAVRSRKFDSIFSATLGLAMMWIALGVESLGS
- the metX gene encoding homoserine O-acetyltransferase MetX is translated as MRSELLPPNGGSSIIEIGDVVTEGGVTIPAARLCLHAFYDDAHGCPTEAARRPIILIEHALTGDGNAMDWWSDNVGPGKPIDTERYLVLCANVLGGCQGSTGPASLHADGRAWGSRFPGLSIRDMVQAENQLLEAMGVEKIAAVIGASMGGARVLEWTLMFPSKVTSALAIAVSARASAWQIGIQSSQIRFIEADPDWQGGDYYGTGREPNEGMGQARRIAHLTYRGELEVDERFGTDPQRGENPYGPYRRSDQRFSVESYLDRQAEKLKERFDAGSYVVLTDALNRHDVGRGRGGMNAALGSSQVPTMVVGVDTDILYPFHQQEHLSRNLGDFIGLSKITSPTGHDGFLIESRQMGQVLEKFLRKAELLGEVVE